A genomic stretch from Hemibagrus wyckioides isolate EC202008001 linkage group LG02, SWU_Hwy_1.0, whole genome shotgun sequence includes:
- the si:dkeyp-72e1.6 gene encoding transmembrane protein 238-like encodes MMEEPVLGGLGRCSCAFWLAVAFDACGLVVLLAGVFADIFFYDFLIYAGAIVIFLSLIWWVFWYTGNIEVPPEELEDDVGLLKKKDKGITGVLRRFSSRIRGSVRRNGTAMSGQGQASRSQHGGRGTVAVNLPMTPPSQQLSTISAAVATETSPI; translated from the coding sequence ATGATGGAGGAGCCGGTTCTGGGCGGTTTGGGCCGGTGCTCGTGCGCGTTCTGGCTGGCGGTGGCGTTTGACGCGTGCGGCCTCGTGGTTCTCCTCGCGGGCGTCTTCGCCGACATCTTCTTCTACGACTTCCTCATCTACGCGGGCGCCATCGTCATCTTCCTCAGCCTGATCTGGTGGGTTTTCTGGTACACGGGCAACATCGAGGTGCCTCCGGAGGAGCTCGAGGACGACGTGGGTCTGCTGAAGAAGAAAGATAAAGGCATCACCGGGGTCCTGAGGAGGTTTTCCAGCCGAATCAGGGGCTCGGTGAGGAGAAACGGAACCGCCATGTCGGGTCAGGGTCAGGCTTCACGGAGCCAACATGGCGGCCGGGGGACTGTAGCAGTCAACCTGCCTATGACTCCACCATCACAACAACTGAGCACTATTTCAGCCGCTGTG